In the Cellulomonas sp. C5510 genome, GCCGACGAGCCGGTGTCGATGCTCGACGTGTCGATCCGGCTCGGCGTGCTGAACCTGCTGGCCGAGCTGCAGCGCGAGTCGGACCTCGGCGTCCTCTACATCACCCACGACCTCGCGACGGCCCGGCACTTCAGCGACGAGATCATGGTGCTGCACCACGGCGTCGTGGTGGAGAGCGGACCGGCGGACGACGTCATCCTGCGCCCGCAGCACCCCTACACCCGCGCGCTGCGGGACGCCTCACCCGACCCGGACACGCACTTCGCCGGCCCGGCGACGTCGACCTCCAGGAGCTGACCGCCGTGAGATTCGCCGTGCGCCGCACCGTGTTCTACCTGTTCACGGCCTGGGCGGCCATCACCATCAACTTCTTCCTGCCCCGCATGATGAAGGGCGACCCCGTCTCGGCCTACCTGCAGAAGAACCAGGGCCGGATCAGCCCGGAGGCCGCCGACTCGCTGCGGACGCTGTTCGGGCTCGACGACGGCAAGGGCCTGCTGCAGCAGTACGCCGACTACTGGGGGCTGCTGCTGCGCGGCGACCTCGGCCGGTCGTTCTCCAAGGGGCTCGCGCCCGTCACCGACGTCATCGCGACGGCCCTGCCGTGGACCGTCGGCCTCGTGGGCATCGCGACCGTCCTCAGCTTCTTCCTCGGCACCGGCCTCGGGTCGTGGATCGGGTGGCGCCGCGGCAGCCGCGCGGACGCCCTCGTCCCCGTCGCGACGTTCTTCTCGACCGTGCCGTACTTCTGGATGGGCCTCATCGCGATCGCCGTGTTCTCCACGACGCTCGGCTGGTTCCCCGCGTCCCACGCCTACGACAAGGGCAGCAGCCCGGCGCTGACGCTCGACTTCGTCGGGCAGGTGATCCAGCACGGCACGCTGCCGGCGCTCACCATCGTGCTCGCGTCGCTGGGCGGCTGGATCCTCGGGATGCGCAACATGATGGTCACCGTCCTCGACGAGGACTACGTGACCGTCGCCGAGGCGAAGGGCCTGTCCCCGCGGCGCGTGATGGTGAACTACGCCGCCCGCAACGCGGTGCTGCCGCAGCTGTCGTCGTTCGCGCTGTCGCTCGGGTTCATCGTCGGCGGCACGCTCGTCATGGAGCTGGTGTTCTCCTACCCCGGTGTCGGGAAGCTGCTGCTCGACGCCACCACCGCGAAGGACTACCCGCTCATGCAGGGGCTGTTCCTCGTCATCACGCTGACCGTCCTGGTCGCGAACATCCTGGCGGACGTCGCGTACGCCGTCCTCGACCCGCGCACCCGCCAGACGGAGGGCTGAGCCATGACGTTCCCCACCACCACCGCCACCGAGGAGGCCGCGGCCCCCGTCGGGCCCGGGCCGTCCGGAGCCGCGTCGCGCGGCACGGGCGCCGCCGCGCGGCTCGGCCGGGCGTTCGCGATGTTCCGCAACGGCAAGTCGCTGACGGGGCTCGCGATCCTCGGGTTCTTCGTCCTGCTGGCGGTCTTCGGCGACCTCATCGCCCCGTACGGGCCGCTCGACAAGGACTTCGACGCCCTCCGGCAGCCGCCGTCCGCCCAGCACTGGCTCGGCACCACGCACATGGGCGAGGACGTGTTCAGCCAGATCGTCCTGGGCACCCGCGGGGTGCTCGTCGTCGGGTTCAGCGCCGGCGTCATCGCGACCCTCATCGCGGTGGCCGTGGGCGTCACCGCCGGCTACGTCGCCGGGTGGCGCAGCGAGTCGCTGTCGGCGCTGACCAACGTGTTCCTCGTGCTGCCCGGCCTGCCGCTGATGATCATCGTGGCCTCGCAGTACGACAACCCGAGCCTGCTGCTCATCTCGGCGGTGCTCGCCATCACCGGCTGGGCGTGGGGCGGCCGCGTGCTGCGCGCGCAGACGATGTCGCTGCGCAACCGCGACTTCGTGCAGGCCGCCCGCGCCAACGGCGAGCCGCTGCACCGCATCATCGCGGTGGAGATGCTGCCGAACCTCACGGCGATCATCGCCTCGTCGTTCGTCGGCACCGTGACCGCCGCCGTGCTGGGCCTCACGACGCTGGCGTTCATCGGGGTCATCCCCATCACGAACCTCAACTGGGGCACGATCCTGTACTGGGCGCAGCAGAACGGCGCGTTCCCCGACTTCTGGTGGTGGTACGTGCCGGCCGGGCTGTGCATCGCGCTGCTCGGCATGGCGCTGTCGCTCATCAACTTCGGCATCGACGAGTACGTGAACCCGCGGCTGCGGTCCGCGGGGGAGCGGGCCCGTGCGATGCGCAGGCGGGGCCTGCGTCCGACCAGCGGCGTCACCGCCGTCCGCACCACCCCGCTCCACCCGCCGCAGCCGCGGCAGCACTCCGAGCAGAAGGACCCCTCGTGACCGAGACCACCACCGCCGCCTACCTCGACGCCGCCCTGCCCGTCGCCGACCGGGTCCGCGACCTGCTGGACCGCATGACCGTCGAGGAGAAGGTCGGGCAGATGCTGCAGCTCGACGCCCGAGACGACGTGGCCGACCACGTGCTGCGCCGGCTCGCGGGGTCCTTGCTGCACGCGTCGCCGGAGCGGCTGGCGCTCGCGCACGAGCTCGTCGACTCCACGCGGCTGCGCATCCCGCTGCTCGTCGGCGAGGACTGCATCCACGGCCACTCGTTCTGGGTGGGGGCCACGATCTTCCCCACGCAGCTCGGCATGGCGGCGAGCTGGGACCCCGCGCTGGTCGAGCGGGTCGCCCGGGCCACCGCCCGGGAGGTCGCGCCCACGGGCGTGCACTGGACGTTCAGCCCGGTGCTGTGCATCACCCGCGACCTGCGCTGGGGCCGCGTCGACGAGACGTTCGGGGAGGACCCGTACCTCATCGGGGAGCTCGCGTCCGCGATGGTCCGCGGCTACCAGGGCGACGGCCTGGCGGACCCGACGGCCATCCTCGCCACCGCGAAGCACTTCGCCGGGTACTCCGAGACGCAGGGCGGCCGGGACGCCTCCGAGGCGGACATCTCGCGGCGCAAGCTGCGGTCGTGGTTCCTGCCGCCGTTCGAGCGGGTGGCGCGCGAGGGCTGCGCGACGTTCATGCTCGGGTACCAGACCACCGACGGCGTGCCGATCACGGTCAACGACTGGCTGCTCAACGAGGTGCTGCGCGGCGAGTGGGGCTACACCGGCACGCTCGTCACCGACTGGGACAACGTCGGCCGCATGGTCTGGGAGCAGAAGGTGCAGCCCGACTACGCGCACGCCGCCGCCGCCGCGGTGAAGGCCGGCAACGACATGGTCATGACGACGCCACGGTTCTTCGAGGGCGCGCTGGAGGCGATCGAGCGGGGCCTGCTGACCGAGGCGGACCTCGAGCCGGCGGTCGCCCGCATCCTCGCGCTGAAGTTCCGGCTCGGGCTGTTCGAGGACCCGCGCCGCCCCGACCCGGCCACCCAGGCCGCCGTCATCGGGAGCGCCGACCACGCCGCGCTCAACCTCGAGGTCGCGCGACGGTCGCTGGTCCTGCTGCGCAACGAGGGCGCCGTGCTGCCGCTGGCCGGCGGGCTCACCGCGGACGCCTCCGGCCGTGCGGTGGACCCGGCAGGGGCGACGCCGCGGCGCGTGGCCGTGGTCGGGCCGCTCGCCGACGACGCGCAGACGCAGCTCGGCGACTGGGCCGGTTCGTCCGGCCAGGCCGACTGGCTGCCCGAGGGCCAGCCCCGCGCCATGATCACGACCGTGCTGGACGGCCTGCG is a window encoding:
- a CDS encoding ABC transporter permease encodes the protein MRFAVRRTVFYLFTAWAAITINFFLPRMMKGDPVSAYLQKNQGRISPEAADSLRTLFGLDDGKGLLQQYADYWGLLLRGDLGRSFSKGLAPVTDVIATALPWTVGLVGIATVLSFFLGTGLGSWIGWRRGSRADALVPVATFFSTVPYFWMGLIAIAVFSTTLGWFPASHAYDKGSSPALTLDFVGQVIQHGTLPALTIVLASLGGWILGMRNMMVTVLDEDYVTVAEAKGLSPRRVMVNYAARNAVLPQLSSFALSLGFIVGGTLVMELVFSYPGVGKLLLDATTAKDYPLMQGLFLVITLTVLVANILADVAYAVLDPRTRQTEG
- a CDS encoding ABC transporter permease — protein: MTFPTTTATEEAAAPVGPGPSGAASRGTGAAARLGRAFAMFRNGKSLTGLAILGFFVLLAVFGDLIAPYGPLDKDFDALRQPPSAQHWLGTTHMGEDVFSQIVLGTRGVLVVGFSAGVIATLIAVAVGVTAGYVAGWRSESLSALTNVFLVLPGLPLMIIVASQYDNPSLLLISAVLAITGWAWGGRVLRAQTMSLRNRDFVQAARANGEPLHRIIAVEMLPNLTAIIASSFVGTVTAAVLGLTTLAFIGVIPITNLNWGTILYWAQQNGAFPDFWWWYVPAGLCIALLGMALSLINFGIDEYVNPRLRSAGERARAMRRRGLRPTSGVTAVRTTPLHPPQPRQHSEQKDPS
- a CDS encoding glycoside hydrolase family 3 N-terminal domain-containing protein, with the protein product MTETTTAAYLDAALPVADRVRDLLDRMTVEEKVGQMLQLDARDDVADHVLRRLAGSLLHASPERLALAHELVDSTRLRIPLLVGEDCIHGHSFWVGATIFPTQLGMAASWDPALVERVARATAREVAPTGVHWTFSPVLCITRDLRWGRVDETFGEDPYLIGELASAMVRGYQGDGLADPTAILATAKHFAGYSETQGGRDASEADISRRKLRSWFLPPFERVAREGCATFMLGYQTTDGVPITVNDWLLNEVLRGEWGYTGTLVTDWDNVGRMVWEQKVQPDYAHAAAAAVKAGNDMVMTTPRFFEGALEAIERGLLTEADLEPAVARILALKFRLGLFEDPRRPDPATQAAVIGSADHAALNLEVARRSLVLLRNEGAVLPLAGGLTADASGRAVDPAGATPRRVAVVGPLADDAQTQLGDWAGSSGQADWLPEGQPRAMITTVLDGLRSSVPEGWVVDHARGAEILTLQPDPEGATFPDGQPRPPVVVPAEPDEALIAEAVAAARGADYVVAVVGDRIELVGEGRSTATLELVGGQVALLDALAATGTPLVVVLLASKPLVLPESALGADALVWAANPGMQGGRALAEVLLGLAEPSGRLPVSFARHVGQQPTYYNQIRGQHGDRYADLTQRPAFAFGEGLTYSTVEYADLVLAATDLGTGDVVRAEVTVRNTGTRPVRETVQAYVSDRVTSVSWADKELKAFRQVDVAPGASVRVVLEVPVADCTIVDAAGRRVVEPGDFDLLVGPSSRDASLVRAPFTIR